The Perca fluviatilis chromosome 24, GENO_Pfluv_1.0, whole genome shotgun sequence genome has a window encoding:
- the LOC120554000 gene encoding neuronal acetylcholine receptor subunit alpha-2-like encodes MELRRDLTRTSALYYCCWICIHSALAEDWTRVHTEDELFRRLFRGYSKWTRPAQNITDVVIVKFGLSIAQLIDVDEKNQMMTTNVWLKQEWTDYKLQWSPSDFDNVTSIRVPSELIWVPDIVLYNNADGEFAVTHMTKAHLFHTGRVRWVPPAIYKSSCSIDVTFFPFDQQSCKMKFGSWTYDRAKIDLEPFENTVNLKDYWESGEWAIVNAVGTYNTKKYDCCHEIYPDITYYFVIRRLPLFYTINLIIPCLLISCLTVLVFYLPSDCGEKITLCISVLLSLTVFLLLITEIIPSTSLVIPLIGEYLLFTMIFVTLSIVITVFVLNVHHRSSATHTMPGWVRRLFLSAVPRWLCMKRPKHGVRPVRRCHLTDGLLPIQTPGPSHSSPAWITQESDIHLHGYREDENSCRRSRQLNSSDAGDEIHYCNLHGYANAHRSGRFRGKVAGPPRISPLSSSFPPSLGYILLPQRHSSLGSDWDTPPEERGSFQSPPASVPSPAVLSALEGVTYIAEHLRAEDVDFSVKEDWKYVGMVVDRIFLWMFIIVCLLGTVGLFLPPWLSGMF; translated from the exons CGCTGGCGGAGGACTGGACTCGAGTTCACACGGAGGACGAGCTCTTCAGGAGATTGTTTCGGGGCTACAGCAAGTGGACGCGTCCAGCGCAAAACATCACCGACGTGGTTATCGTGAAGTTTGGCCTCTCCATCGCACAGCTGATAGACGTG GATGAGAAAAACCAGATGATGACGACCAACGTGTGGCTGAAACAG GAATGGACGGACTATAAGCTGCAGTGGAGTCCCTCCGACTTCGACAACGTGACGTCCATCAGGGTCCCTTCTGAGCTCATCTGGGTGCCGGACATTGTGCTGTACAACAA TGCAGACGGAGAGTTCGCCGTCACCCACATGACCAAGGCCCATCTCTTTCACACCGGCCGTGTCCGCTGGGTGCCCCCGGCCATCTACAAGTCCTCCTGCTCCATTGACGTCACCTTCTTCCCTTTCGACCAGCAGAGCTGCAAGATGAAGTTCGGCTCCTGGACGTACGACCGCGCCAAGATCGACCTGGAGCCCTTTGAGAACACGGTGAACCTGAAG GATTACTGGGAGAGTGGAGAGTGGGCGATTGTCAACGCCGTGGGCACCTACAACACCAAGAAGTACGACTGCTGCCACGAGATCTACCCGGACATCACCTACTATTTTGTCATCCGCCGCCTCCCGTTGTTCTACACCATCAACCTCATTATCCCCTGCCTCCTCATCTCCTGCCTGACCGTCCTGGTCTTCTACCTCCCGTCGGACTGCGGCGAGAAGATCACGCTGTGCATCTCCGTGCTTCTGTCGCTCACCGTCTTCCTGCTGCTCATCACGGAGATCATCCCGTCCACGTCGCTGGTCATACCGCTGATCGGGGAGTATCTGCTCTTCACTATGATCTTTGTCACGCTGTCCATCGTCATCACCGTGTTCGTGCTGAACGTGCACCATCGCTCGTCGGCGACTCACACCATGCCTGGATGGGTCCGGCGGCTGTTCCTGTCGGCGGTGCCGCGCTGGCTGTGCATGAAGCGTCCGAAACATGGTGTCAGGCCTGTAAG GCGGTGCCACCTGACTGATGGACTCCTCCCCATCCAGACTCCGGGCCCCTCCCACAGCTCGCCCGCCTGGATCACTCAGGAGTCTGATATCCATCTCCATGGTTACCGGGAGGACGAGAACAGTTGCCGCAGGAGCCGCCAGCTCAACTCCTCGGATGCAGGTGACGAAATCCACTACTGCAATCTCCACGGTTACGCAAACGCTCATCGCTCGGGGAGGTTTAGGGGGAAGGTAGCCGGGCCACCAAGGATTTCtcccctctcttcttctttccccCCGTCTCTGGGTTACATACTCCTCCCACAGAGACACTCCTCACTCGGCTCGGACTGGGACACCCCTCCTGAGGAGCGTGGTTCGTTCCAGAGCCCACCTGCCTCTGTGCCGTCTCCGGCGGTGCTCTCGGCCCTGGAGGGGGTGACCTACATCGCAGAGCATCTCAGAGCCGAGGATGTAGACTTCTCA GTGAAGGAGGACTGGAAGTACGTTGGCATGGTTGTAGACCGGATCTTTCTGTGGATGTTCATCATCGTGTGTCTGCTGGGGACCGTCGGACTCTTCCTGCCTCCGTGGCTCTCTGGGATGTTTTAG